The stretch of DNA GGTCTCTCTACTTATATCAACTCCGGTCTCAAAAACCACACGGCTGGTGTGGCCGAAATAATGCATGGAGCTGCAGTTCTGAAACAAGGACGGGGGACACAACTTGGCGAATAATGATGATACAGAGAAaccgacaagaccaaaaTGATTCTTGAGCCAAGACTAACTTGCTGGTAGTGGTACTACACAACCAAACcgcccacaaacacctctTCAACGATCATCATTGTCCCCCCGCTCATCAGCTCGTATGTCGCAATCCTAAATATATCTTTAACCTTGTTTGCATTGTTCCTATTTCAGCCTCCAAAAACAAggtaaaaaaaacacaagaaCAGAACACATTTCTTGACGCCAAAAACAGACAATAACATCCTCCAAACCAGACCACTAGGtctagtcacgtgactgccAAAAACAAAAGGGCCGCGGCCCCCACCCCTCGAATCAGCTGTCTCTCACTCACCCTTTGGAGCCCTCTGCAGCAGCCTGCATTTGTGGCCGACCAGACGTGCATATATTGCCTGATTCGATTACCACAATGTGGAGAGGCAGCAGAGCGGTTGCGGAGGGGAGAAGATATcccaatcacgtgagagaAACCAGGAGTCCTCCTGGAGGTGGTaccaatcacgtgagagGGTGGTATCACGTGTCTACGACGTTCAGCATGTGTTCAGCCAATATGGCTGTGCGAAATAACCGATAATTGAATTTTGTTCTGAAAATAACCGATTTCAGATTGAATTTTCTCAGAGATATCACACAGGTGGAAAACCGACAAGAGAGAACAGACAATTGTTTTGATGTATGTCGAACACgttgctacaagtacaagacaTCCTCCGTGCAAGTAGGAGTTGGTACTTGTGGTCAATCTGGTCATGTTCCGATATACAAGAGTGCCAGGAAGTATTCTACATCAGAAAAGTCGTTCTTATGCTGATATTCTGCGGATATGGCATCGAAAAtccagctacagtacagtattttGTGAAGAACAGCTTGGTACATTGCTTCATACATTGTTTCACACAGCTAACATTGCATTGCTTCATACATTGCTCCATCCAACTATTTGGATATGCGGTATGTGTATAGGGGTATGCCCTACAAGATACCATGAGTGATCATGTTCGGCACATTGTGCCTCTGATGAGCTTCAAGTCGATTACACATCTACGGTGGATCTGatcctctctctctcttgcAAATACCCCTTATCGAAAACACACACCTTCAACCTACCCCTGGACACCCCAACAAAACTCATACAATGTTCGGGAACACGCTCTACTGCTCCAGTGACCGAATTTCGGATCCACCGCAACTTGTGATCACAATCATATCCCACGATCCAATCACTATCAAAATTGAACCGAATACAATTGCCATAACCCCATTGAGACGGCTCGATGGTATCTCCAATCACATGGGTGCGATCACAAGCATACTGAGGAGTGTTGCACAACCGCAACCCGTCATACCAGAGAATATTGCCCCAGGAagagtcatgtgactggATTTTAGTCACCTGTACGTCTCCGCCCTTCAGATGATCACAAGTAACCTGATAAACGTCCCAAACCTGCTTGCTGTGGATACTCCAATCAATATAATGAATCTGAGTGAcagcaacaagaacaatACTCTTGTAGACAAAAAGCTGCACCTTGTTTCGAgtccagtcacgtgatatctTACAACTGTGAACTGTCCcttgaccacgtgactccctAGGAACCCACCAGAAGACCCGTAGTTCGCCCGTAacacacacccacaccGCGGTTGTCGAGCTACTCGTAGCAACAACCACGTCACTGGccacatcacgtgagatTCTTTCAAAGTCTACTCTCTCGGTCCAAATCCCTTCGGCGTCTCGCGACTTGACTGTTGGCGTGGATGGAACCACTCTGTAGTTTTGGGGTAGATCGATGACTAAGCCATTTGAGCACGTGTATAAGTCACGTGTGGGTTTGTCATAGCATTGGTAGTGCTTAGGGTCATCTGTCAGTCTTATATAGCCGTATTTATCACAATAGCCATCATCAAATTGTTGGAATCCGTTGTTCAGATGTTGCAGAGAGTAAGTAGGGAACAATACAGAAAAGTCGCTTGGCAACGGACAGTTGAAAGTGATGTTGCTTGTCGTGTGGGAAGTATGGAGTCTTGTTTTCAACTGGCTGGACTTGGTAATAGACAACTGTGCCATTTTCTCCGATAGTTCCTCGACTTCATTGTTTGTAGTGTCCCGGTCGTTGAGGGTATCTATTAGAcggggtacaagtacaagatcACAGCTATTTGATGAGTTTGTCATATGGCTGATGAGCTGAACACACCTTGTGTAAATGATATGGGCAGATGATGTCCAAGTCTGTCTCAGTGGAAACCGTCGATGTTCGAGGTTGAAGTCGCGAGCAGCAACTCTGTAGAAGAAGTCGTCGCACAATGCGTCTCTCCATTTTCGAGACACTTGACTGAGAGAGACCAGACTGGCCAAGTCTAGGTGTTGGATTATGATGTGTAGAAGTTCAGGCGGTAGCATGTCGAGAAACTGTTCAATTcgtgctacaagtaggggTAATTCATAGATTCACAAGTAACAAGAAgactatatatatatatatatatatagcgAATTCGGAAGAGTATTTCAAGTCTTTGCGCAAATACGACCTTTACTGCTCGAGTTGTATTGAACTTTTCAACCTGTACGCAAGGAGAGCATTCGGGGGGTAATTTAGACCAATACCAGTGACATTTATACACCTTTGGCACCATTTTGAGTGTTTAGAGGGCCATAAATGAACTAAAGACGAGATTAATCCTTCACCACTAGTTCAATATGGCACTTTTGACTGCTGTTACATTCCACCGTATAGTAACTATACTGTGGGGGTAATAAGTCATAGGTTGCAGAGATATTGGGTTGTGTGGGGTGGAGAATGACTCAGTCGTGTGGAGGAcgttgtacagtacattgtacagtaggttTGCAATTGTTTTTTCGTGCCATAGGCCGGCAAGCGAGAGGAGATGTATTATTATATTTTTACAATCAAATTTGGCCCACTTTAGTTTAGCTTTTGAAATTTGTTAAAGATATAGTTGACCAACAGTTGAGAAAACGAAGATGGCAATAACTTGCGCAATACAATTCCGAATTCATTTGTGACAAATGTCATCTATTCCTTGAAACATGACACTTCATATTTCGTTACAAACCTGCCATTTTCGCGTCCCATTGCACTCCCTATAGACGATGGACGC from Yarrowia lipolytica chromosome 1D, complete sequence encodes:
- a CDS encoding uncharacterized protein (Compare to YALI0D18040g, no similarity); this encodes MLPPELLHIIIQHLDLASLVSLSQVSRKWRDALCDDFFYRVAARDFNLEHRRFPLRQTWTSSAHIIYTRCVQLISHMTNSSNSCDLVLVPRLIDTLNDRDTTNNEVEELSEKMAQLSITKSSQLKTRLHTSHTTSNITFNCPLPSDFSVLFPTYSLQHLNNGFQQFDDGYCDKYGYIRLTDDPKHYQCYDKPTRDLYTCSNGLVIDLPQNYRVVPSTPTVKSRDAEGIWTERVDFERISRDVASDVVVATSSSTTAVWVCVTGELRVFWWVPRESRGQGTVHSCKISRDWTRNKVQLFVYKSIVLVAVTQIHYIDWSIHSKQVWDVYQVTCDHLKGGDVQVTKIQSHDSSWGNILWYDGLRLCNTPQYACDRTHVIGDTIEPSQWGYGNCIRFNFDSDWIVGYDCDHKLRWIRNSVTGAVERVPEHCMSFVGVSRGRLKVCVFDKGYLQERERIRSTVDV